The Rhodothermales bacterium genome includes a region encoding these proteins:
- a CDS encoding DUF4440 domain-containing protein, producing the protein MRALLSTPLLGFCLFLAACAAPVATPDAPPPPDAAAAIRAVLDAQVAAWNEGSVRGFMDGYARTDSLRFASGGNVRTGWQATLEGYERGYPDGAAMGTLRFDSLDVQVLSPSWAVVFGRWRLDRAEDTPNGLFTLLFERRPEGWRIVHDHTSSSE; encoded by the coding sequence ATGCGTGCCCTCTTGTCCACTCCGCTGCTCGGGTTCTGCCTCTTCCTCGCCGCCTGCGCGGCGCCCGTCGCCACGCCCGACGCGCCGCCGCCGCCGGACGCTGCCGCGGCCATCCGCGCCGTGCTCGACGCGCAAGTCGCAGCGTGGAACGAAGGCTCCGTGCGTGGCTTCATGGACGGCTACGCCCGGACGGACTCGCTCCGGTTCGCCTCCGGCGGGAATGTCCGCACCGGCTGGCAGGCCACGCTCGAAGGCTACGAGCGCGGTTATCCCGACGGCGCTGCGATGGGCACGCTCCGCTTCGACAGCCTCGACGTGCAGGTTCTCTCGCCGAGCTGGGCCGTCGTGTTCGGCCGTTGGCGGCTCGACCGAGCCGAGGACACGCCGAACGGCCTCTTCACCCTCCTCTTCGAACGCCGCCCCGAAGGCTGGCGGATCGTCCACGACCATACCTCCTCCAGCGAGTGA
- a CDS encoding SDR family NAD(P)-dependent oxidoreductase, whose translation MKTDLTGKTIVLTGAFGRLGRILTRRLLADGATVAGLDARAADPVVASDRLHLFKADLADEASVAEAFAEVERTVGAAAGLVHTVGMWSGKPFAETSLEAWETMMRVNLTSAFLCFRAAVRQMQAGGTGRLVAIASKQGADRGVAEQAAYSASKAGVVRLVEAVAAEYVGTGITAAAVAPSTILFEGGGDGVPAEQVAALCAYLCTDEGAAHNGSVLRTFGSAVG comes from the coding sequence ATGAAAACGGATCTCACCGGCAAGACCATCGTGCTCACCGGCGCCTTCGGCCGCCTCGGGCGCATCCTCACCCGTCGCCTCCTCGCCGACGGCGCGACCGTGGCCGGCCTCGACGCCCGCGCCGCCGACCCCGTCGTGGCGTCGGACCGGCTCCACCTCTTCAAAGCGGACCTCGCCGACGAAGCTTCGGTGGCGGAGGCGTTCGCGGAGGTGGAGCGGACCGTGGGCGCGGCGGCCGGGCTCGTGCACACCGTCGGGATGTGGAGCGGGAAGCCGTTCGCCGAGACCTCGCTGGAGGCGTGGGAGACGATGATGCGCGTGAACCTGACCTCGGCGTTCCTCTGCTTCCGCGCCGCCGTGCGGCAGATGCAGGCGGGCGGCACCGGGCGGCTCGTCGCGATCGCGTCGAAGCAGGGCGCGGACCGGGGCGTGGCGGAGCAGGCGGCGTACTCGGCGTCGAAGGCGGGCGTCGTCCGGCTCGTCGAGGCCGTGGCGGCGGAGTACGTGGGGACGGGCATCACGGCCGCGGCCGTCGCGCCCTCCACGATCCTCTTCGAAGGCGGCGGCGACGGCGTCCCGGCGGAACAGGTCGCGGCGCTCTGCGCCTACCTCTGCACCGACGAAGGCGCGGCGCACAACGGCTCGGTCCTGCGCACCTTCGGCAGCGCGGTGGGGTAA
- a CDS encoding saccharopine dehydrogenase C-terminal domain-containing protein, with the protein MKITVLGAGAIGSAIACDLASRPDVSHVQVCDARSSALRTLKDLVQSPKLRTVRVDVRDERAITPVLAGSACVVGSTGGPLNAKLAALTVGLGAHFCDLGGDRATVQQELALREAAAKRTRWIVPNCGLAPGLVNILVTRGLDRFDTVDAVTMRVGNIPIEAEPPFFHRVGYATERFVRGYTDPVAIVRDGAVEYAEPLTGLETVSFPEPTGELEAFYTAGKQSTLPHDLAGRVRTLDYKTLRHPGHAAAMRSVFALGFGEDTSVDVRTHLTYRDILTRRLRKHLGGEYRDAVIVRILLEGQRDGETCTLTYELVDRFDEATGFSAMQRCTGFPAAAIASLLAAGAVAGGGAAPPEHIIPTEPFLAALTERGLQIEERWHEGARETVDA; encoded by the coding sequence ATGAAGATCACCGTCCTCGGCGCCGGCGCCATCGGCTCCGCCATCGCCTGCGACCTCGCGAGCCGTCCCGACGTGTCGCACGTACAGGTTTGCGACGCGCGGAGCAGCGCGCTCCGCACGCTGAAAGACCTCGTCCAGAGCCCGAAGCTCCGCACCGTCCGCGTGGATGTCCGCGACGAGCGCGCCATCACGCCGGTGCTGGCCGGCAGCGCGTGCGTCGTCGGCAGCACGGGCGGTCCTCTCAACGCGAAGCTCGCCGCGCTCACAGTCGGCCTCGGCGCGCACTTCTGTGACCTCGGCGGGGACCGGGCGACGGTGCAGCAGGAGCTCGCGCTCCGCGAAGCCGCCGCAAAACGGACGCGGTGGATCGTCCCGAACTGCGGGCTCGCGCCGGGCCTCGTCAACATCCTCGTCACGCGCGGGCTCGACCGGTTCGACACTGTCGACGCCGTGACGATGCGGGTGGGCAACATCCCCATCGAGGCCGAGCCGCCGTTCTTCCACCGCGTCGGCTACGCCACCGAGCGCTTCGTGCGGGGGTACACCGACCCCGTGGCGATCGTCCGCGACGGGGCGGTCGAGTACGCCGAGCCGCTGACGGGGCTCGAAACCGTCTCCTTTCCCGAACCGACCGGCGAGCTCGAAGCGTTTTACACCGCCGGCAAGCAGTCGACGCTACCGCACGACCTCGCGGGCCGCGTCCGCACCCTCGACTACAAGACGCTCCGCCACCCCGGCCACGCCGCCGCGATGCGGTCGGTCTTCGCCCTCGGCTTCGGCGAGGACACGTCGGTGGACGTGCGGACGCACCTGACCTACCGCGACATCCTCACGCGCCGCCTCCGGAAGCACCTCGGCGGAGAGTACCGCGACGCCGTCATCGTCCGCATCCTGCTCGAGGGGCAGCGTGACGGCGAGACCTGCACGCTGACGTACGAGCTCGTCGACCGCTTCGACGAGGCGACGGGGTTCTCGGCGATGCAGCGCTGCACAGGCTTCCCGGCCGCGGCGATCGCCTCGCTCCTCGCCGCCGGCGCCGTCGCGGGCGGCGGGGCCGCCCCGCCCGAGCACATCATCCCGACCGAGCCCTTCCTCGCCGCCCTCACCGAGCGCGGGTTACAGATCGAAGAGCGCTGGCACGAGGGAGCGCGGGAGACCGTCGACGCCTAG
- a CDS encoding iron ABC transporter permease, with the protein MLTRRAALVLAVPVALVLLGYVLWPALRTFVLGVEHLPEFFGGWRGANVRALINSVGISLATVAGASVVGTGLAWGLWRYGLPFRGALQAAAALPLALPPLVGVLAFLFLYGETGILPRALRDLFGLAEVPFAFSGLWAVWLVHVYAFYVYFFLFVTAALRDLDASLLEASADLGASGWRAFRRVVIPLLRPALVGASLLVFMLSMASFTAPLLFAGTEPFMTVQIYNLKINGDLALSAAVATVLTAICLGFLFLLEARPGRNLLGASKGTARPVEPVGGPAAWLAGLGVGVVLLFVVLPVLTVVLISFADAARWTMQILPPAYTLANYASLFADPKFFDPIANSLQMASIATVLNVVFGVAAAVVIAKGTVPGRGLIRTLAVLPFAIPGTVVALNLIVTFSQPSPLSAGQVLVGSFWILPLAYFIRHIPLVVRATTAALDGFDDRLTEASADLGAGTWTTFRRVVWPAILPGVAAGTLLTFVAALGEFVSSIMLYVYGNRPISVEILAQLRLYEFGTAAAYSVLLMGLVGLSTFALRFAGNR; encoded by the coding sequence ATGCTGACGCGCCGCGCTGCCCTTGTGCTCGCCGTTCCGGTGGCGCTCGTGCTCCTCGGGTACGTGCTGTGGCCGGCACTGCGGACGTTCGTGCTCGGCGTGGAGCACCTGCCGGAGTTCTTCGGCGGATGGCGCGGAGCGAACGTGCGGGCACTCATCAACTCGGTCGGGATCTCGCTGGCGACGGTGGCGGGGGCGAGCGTCGTCGGGACGGGGCTGGCGTGGGGGCTGTGGCGCTACGGGCTGCCGTTCCGCGGCGCGTTGCAGGCGGCGGCGGCGCTCCCGCTCGCGCTCCCGCCGCTCGTCGGCGTGCTCGCGTTCCTCTTCCTCTACGGCGAGACGGGCATCCTCCCGCGTGCACTCCGCGACCTGTTCGGACTCGCCGAGGTGCCATTCGCCTTCAGCGGGCTGTGGGCCGTGTGGCTCGTCCACGTCTACGCCTTCTACGTCTACTTCTTCCTCTTCGTCACCGCCGCCCTCCGCGACCTCGACGCGAGCCTGCTCGAAGCCTCGGCCGATCTGGGGGCGAGCGGGTGGCGGGCGTTCCGCCGCGTCGTCATCCCGCTGCTGCGGCCCGCGCTCGTCGGCGCGTCCCTCCTCGTGTTCATGCTGTCGATGGCGAGCTTCACGGCCCCGCTGCTGTTCGCCGGGACGGAGCCGTTTATGACGGTGCAGATCTACAACCTCAAGATCAACGGCGACCTCGCCCTCTCCGCCGCCGTGGCGACCGTGCTGACGGCGATCTGCCTCGGCTTCCTCTTCCTGCTCGAAGCGCGGCCGGGACGCAACCTGCTCGGCGCGTCGAAGGGGACGGCGCGGCCGGTCGAGCCGGTGGGCGGCCCGGCGGCGTGGCTCGCGGGCCTCGGCGTGGGCGTCGTGCTGCTCTTCGTTGTGCTGCCGGTGCTGACGGTCGTGCTGATCTCGTTCGCGGATGCGGCGCGGTGGACGATGCAAATCCTGCCGCCTGCGTACACGCTCGCCAACTACGCCTCGCTCTTCGCCGACCCGAAGTTCTTCGACCCGATCGCGAACAGCTTGCAGATGGCTTCCATCGCGACCGTCCTCAACGTCGTGTTCGGCGTGGCGGCGGCCGTCGTGATCGCGAAGGGGACGGTGCCGGGGCGCGGGCTGATCCGCACGCTCGCCGTCCTCCCGTTCGCGATCCCGGGGACGGTGGTCGCGCTGAACCTGATCGTGACGTTCTCTCAGCCGTCGCCGCTGTCGGCCGGGCAGGTGCTCGTGGGGTCGTTCTGGATCCTGCCGCTGGCCTACTTCATCCGTCACATCCCGCTCGTCGTCCGCGCGACGACGGCGGCGCTCGACGGCTTCGACGACCGGCTGACCGAGGCCTCGGCCGACCTCGGGGCGGGGACGTGGACGACGTTCCGGCGCGTCGTGTGGCCGGCGATCCTGCCGGGCGTGGCGGCGGGCACGCTGCTGACGTTCGTCGCCGCGCTCGGCGAGTTCGTGTCGTCGATCATGCTGTACGTCTACGGCAACCGGCCGATCTCGGTCGAGATCCTCGCGCAGCTCCGGCTCTACGAGTTCGGCACGGCGGCGGCGTACAGCGTCCTCCTGATGGGCCTCGTCGGGCTCTCGACGTTCGCGCTCCGCTTCGCCGGGAATCGATAG
- a CDS encoding DUF86 domain-containing protein gives MSRPDTVYLRHILDEAIYLASASDGLDQSTFLTDPTLRRAFARSTEIMGEATKQLSADLRDRYTDVEWRSMARMRNRLIHGYIGVDYEVVWNVAAVEAPLLRDRLEAIIAEEEAR, from the coding sequence ATGTCGAGGCCTGACACCGTGTATCTCCGGCACATTCTTGACGAAGCGATTTACCTCGCTTCCGCGAGCGACGGTCTCGACCAATCCACGTTTCTCACCGACCCGACGCTTCGCCGAGCGTTTGCTCGCAGCACCGAAATCATGGGTGAGGCGACGAAACAACTCTCTGCCGACCTACGCGATCGGTACACAGATGTGGAATGGCGCTCAATGGCCCGAATGCGCAACCGGCTGATCCACGGCTATATCGGTGTGGACTACGAGGTCGTGTGGAACGTGGCAGCCGTCGAAGCACCTCTGCTCCGCGACCGGCTCGAAGCGATTATCGCTGAGGAAGAAGCCCGCTGA
- a CDS encoding nucleotidyltransferase family protein, with protein sequence MEATVHTKSELFERLREQQAAIRRLGVARLGVFGSFVRDEPTPESDVDIFVEFAPGKKTFRSFSALAELLEDVLQRRVELVTPESLSPYIGPYILREVEYVEA encoded by the coding sequence ATGGAAGCAACGGTCCACACGAAGAGCGAGCTATTCGAGCGGCTCCGCGAGCAGCAGGCTGCGATCCGTCGGCTCGGCGTGGCGCGGCTCGGTGTATTCGGTTCGTTCGTGCGCGATGAGCCGACGCCGGAGAGCGACGTGGACATCTTTGTCGAGTTCGCACCGGGAAAGAAAACCTTCCGCAGCTTCTCTGCGCTCGCCGAATTGCTCGAAGACGTACTCCAACGCCGTGTCGAGCTCGTGACGCCGGAATCGCTCAGCCCTTACATCGGCCCGTACATCTTGCGCGAAGTCGAGTATGTCGAGGCCTGA
- the recR gene encoding recombination mediator RecR, protein MQITSESVETLVEQFSKLPTVGRKTAQRLAAYVLKMPRAEVVELARALVNVKDRVKECSVCFNVTDTDPCPICRSHKRTRSVVCVVEEANDVLALERTNEYRGLYHVLGGVISPLDGIGPDDLKIRQLVARVAAPKEPAAAKEETAEGVSEDAAAYEAEPIQEVILAMNPNVEGDTTAYYISQLLQPLGIHVTRIARGLPIGGDLEYADEATLTRALEGRSQV, encoded by the coding sequence ATGCAGATCACCTCCGAATCCGTCGAAACCCTCGTCGAGCAGTTCTCCAAGCTGCCGACGGTCGGGCGGAAGACGGCGCAGCGGCTCGCCGCCTACGTGCTGAAGATGCCGCGCGCCGAAGTCGTCGAGCTCGCCCGCGCGCTCGTCAATGTGAAGGACCGGGTGAAGGAGTGCTCCGTCTGCTTCAACGTCACCGACACCGACCCCTGCCCGATCTGCCGCTCGCACAAGCGCACGCGCTCCGTCGTCTGCGTCGTCGAGGAGGCGAACGACGTGCTCGCGCTCGAACGGACGAACGAGTACCGCGGCCTCTACCACGTCCTCGGCGGCGTGATCTCCCCGCTCGACGGGATCGGACCGGACGACCTCAAGATCCGCCAGCTCGTCGCCCGCGTCGCCGCGCCGAAAGAGCCCGCCGCCGCGAAGGAAGAGACGGCCGAGGGCGTGTCCGAGGACGCAGCGGCCTATGAGGCCGAGCCGATCCAGGAAGTCATCCTCGCGATGAACCCGAACGTCGAGGGTGACACGACGGCGTACTACATCTCGCAGCTCCTCCAGCCGCTCGGCATCCACGTCACCCGCATCGCCCGCGGCCTCCCCATCGGCGGCGACCTCGAATACGCCGACGAGGCCACGCTCACGCGCGCCCTCGAAGGCCGCTCTCAGGTCTGA